In Hydrogenovibrio marinus, a single genomic region encodes these proteins:
- the argS gene encoding arginine--tRNA ligase encodes MKQQVIELLIQVVDTLKQTGVLPEDAHPNIHLENTKDKSHGDFATNLAMMLTKLVGKPPREVANLIIEALPASDVVEKVEIAGPGFINFFVQETAKFDVVADVLAKGDTFGKCDVGNGRSVLLEYVSANPTGPLHVGHGRGAAYGASVANVLSEAGYNVSREYYVNDAGRQMDILAASTWLRYLQQVGETLKFPSNGYQGDYIIEIAQELVHQHGEAFKVEASDVFDGVAADEVKDAEGNVVSGDKEEHIDDLIMKAKSLLGADKYEIVFQQALTVILSDIREDLGEFGVEFDNWFSERSLMDSGVIDAALEKLQAAGKVYEQNGALWFKSTEYGDEKDRVVVRDNGLKTYFASDIAYHFNKLERGFDVLIDIWGSDHHGYVPRVKAAMQAMDTNPDALEVLLVQFAILYRGGEKLAMSTRSGQFVTLRELREEVGSDAARFFYVQRKSEQHMDFDLDLAKSQSNDNPVYYIQYAHARICRVFEQAQEKGYSVVIDPNLADFTLLTSEHETDLATQLAKYPEVIARAAQAYEPHQVAYYLKDLANGLHSYYNACQFVVEDDALRQSRLVLIAAVRQVLRNGLRLLGVSAPQSM; translated from the coding sequence ATGAAGCAACAGGTAATCGAATTACTGATTCAAGTCGTTGATACTTTAAAGCAAACAGGCGTCCTGCCGGAAGATGCCCATCCGAATATTCACTTGGAAAACACCAAAGACAAGTCGCATGGTGATTTCGCCACCAACTTGGCGATGATGTTGACCAAGCTTGTCGGCAAGCCGCCTAGAGAGGTCGCTAATCTGATTATCGAGGCGTTACCGGCATCTGATGTGGTGGAAAAGGTAGAAATCGCGGGCCCTGGGTTCATCAACTTTTTCGTTCAGGAAACGGCGAAGTTCGATGTTGTGGCAGACGTTTTGGCAAAAGGGGACACCTTCGGTAAATGTGATGTCGGTAATGGACGCTCGGTACTGCTGGAGTATGTTTCCGCCAACCCAACAGGGCCTTTGCATGTTGGGCATGGTCGTGGTGCGGCTTATGGGGCAAGTGTCGCCAATGTATTGTCGGAAGCTGGTTATAACGTTTCGCGAGAATACTATGTGAATGATGCCGGACGTCAAATGGATATTCTGGCAGCATCAACCTGGTTGCGTTATTTGCAGCAGGTTGGTGAAACATTGAAGTTCCCGAGCAACGGTTATCAGGGCGACTACATTATCGAGATAGCACAGGAGTTGGTGCATCAGCACGGAGAAGCCTTTAAGGTGGAAGCAAGTGACGTGTTCGATGGCGTTGCAGCTGATGAAGTCAAGGATGCAGAAGGTAATGTTGTCTCCGGCGACAAAGAAGAGCATATCGATGATTTGATCATGAAAGCGAAAAGCCTGTTGGGTGCTGACAAATATGAAATCGTCTTCCAGCAAGCACTAACTGTTATTTTGTCTGATATCCGTGAAGACTTGGGTGAGTTTGGTGTGGAATTCGATAACTGGTTCTCCGAGCGTTCGCTGATGGATTCTGGTGTGATTGATGCTGCATTGGAAAAATTGCAGGCTGCCGGTAAAGTCTATGAGCAGAATGGTGCCTTGTGGTTTAAATCAACCGAATATGGTGACGAGAAAGATCGCGTTGTCGTCCGTGATAATGGCTTGAAAACCTATTTTGCATCGGATATCGCTTACCACTTCAATAAGCTTGAGCGTGGATTTGATGTGTTGATTGATATTTGGGGTTCCGACCACCACGGTTATGTTCCGCGTGTCAAAGCGGCGATGCAGGCAATGGATACCAATCCAGATGCCTTGGAAGTCTTGTTGGTTCAGTTTGCGATTTTGTATCGTGGAGGCGAAAAGCTGGCGATGTCCACGCGTTCCGGTCAGTTTGTGACCTTGCGTGAGTTAAGAGAAGAGGTTGGTTCGGATGCGGCGCGTTTTTTCTACGTACAGCGTAAGTCGGAGCAGCACATGGACTTTGATTTGGATTTGGCAAAATCCCAATCCAACGACAATCCGGTTTACTACATCCAATATGCCCATGCGCGTATTTGCCGTGTATTTGAGCAGGCGCAGGAAAAAGGCTATTCGGTCGTTATTGACCCCAACCTGGCGGATTTTACATTGCTGACATCAGAGCACGAAACCGATTTGGCAACGCAGTTGGCGAAGTACCCTGAAGTGATTGCACGTGCAGCGCAGGCTTATGAGCCTCATCAAGTCGCTTATTACTTGAAAGACTTGGCGAATGGCCTTCATTCCTATTACAACGCGTGTCAGTTTGTGGTGGAAGATGATGCTTTGCGTCAATCTCGACTCGTGTTGATTGCTGCCGTTAGACAAGTATTGAGAAACGGTTTGAGACTATTGGGCGTGTCCGCGCCACAAAGTATGTAA
- a CDS encoding SPOR domain-containing protein: MARDYKQKHYIAKQPYQRRSQVEARTDEPVSSPMKWVWLMALVVTVGLLGGFFVVQHFADKGVKSNETKASGANAALVVSEKTEDIKKEPVAKSAEKKVFEATVVEKPADNDPKIHYSFYQGLAKTEVVVNAEPISIELPAPYYIQAGTFTEADAALKEQKRLAGYDQVLQVTSIQSRGKTYYRLRLGPFTDRLVMNRKRNELRKLGVDTLLIRAKQTSDPQADKDAKSAGNQSEADASSDSQ; encoded by the coding sequence ATGGCCAGAGATTACAAGCAAAAACACTATATCGCCAAGCAGCCTTATCAGCGACGCTCTCAGGTGGAGGCTCGTACTGACGAGCCTGTTTCTTCACCTATGAAATGGGTGTGGTTGATGGCATTGGTTGTGACGGTAGGCTTGCTGGGTGGTTTTTTTGTCGTTCAACATTTCGCCGATAAAGGCGTGAAGTCGAACGAAACTAAGGCAAGCGGCGCTAATGCAGCGTTGGTGGTGAGCGAAAAAACAGAAGATATCAAAAAAGAACCGGTTGCAAAATCTGCTGAGAAAAAAGTCTTTGAAGCGACGGTGGTTGAAAAACCGGCAGATAATGATCCTAAGATTCACTATAGTTTTTATCAGGGATTGGCAAAAACTGAAGTGGTGGTCAATGCAGAACCCATCTCAATCGAATTACCAGCACCATACTACATTCAAGCAGGTACTTTCACAGAAGCAGATGCTGCACTAAAAGAACAGAAGCGTTTGGCTGGGTATGATCAGGTGCTTCAAGTGACCAGTATTCAGTCTAGAGGTAAAACCTATTACCGTTTGCGTTTGGGGCCTTTTACCGATCGATTGGTGATGAACCGCAAGCGAAATGAGTTGAGAAAGCTGGGGGTGGATACTTTGTTGATTCGCGCTAAGCAAACCAGTGATCCCCAAGCGGATAAAGACGCTAAATCCGCTGGGAATCAATCAGAGGCGGATGCCTCTTCCGATAGTCAGTAA
- a CDS encoding GGDEF domain-containing protein, producing the protein MLLDINDAPEKSIRIFGQLIDIFEEQSINPTPLNYFIWYEYYKGDNPKFRQEMDKILSDPFGYNDRLGRRLYDEYFADDDDSADNEFDKALKRLISLVIKKMNIWSDKLAQQSEELDKFATSLNDPNIDAATLKELTHTVQSTVTSMQESSADLQKELMSSNEEITRLRKQLIEARAQVMLDELTEVGNRKAFNIAMAEMMDSAQASGNPESLVLIMTDIDHFKRFNDNFGHLVGDSVLRYFANTMKKSKLENETICRYGGEEFAVILSDSDLESAMERAESIRHNIETAKLKRKDSTKELGLITASFGIATYKGLEETVDEFIKRADDALYLAKEQGRNQVKTELDLEAQQAAE; encoded by the coding sequence ATGTTACTTGATATTAACGACGCACCTGAAAAATCGATTCGTATCTTTGGGCAGTTAATCGATATTTTTGAAGAACAGTCGATTAACCCAACGCCGTTGAATTATTTTATCTGGTACGAATATTACAAAGGGGATAATCCGAAATTCCGTCAGGAGATGGATAAAATCCTGAGTGACCCTTTTGGTTATAATGACCGCCTCGGTCGTCGCCTTTATGACGAATATTTCGCAGATGACGACGACTCTGCCGACAACGAATTCGACAAAGCCCTCAAACGCTTAATCAGCCTTGTCATCAAGAAAATGAACATCTGGAGCGACAAGCTCGCCCAGCAATCGGAAGAACTCGATAAATTCGCCACCTCACTCAATGATCCGAACATTGATGCCGCTACCCTGAAAGAGCTGACTCATACCGTTCAAAGCACTGTCACCTCAATGCAGGAATCGAGCGCGGATTTACAAAAAGAATTGATGTCCAGCAATGAGGAAATCACACGCTTACGCAAACAGTTGATTGAAGCACGTGCGCAAGTGATGCTGGACGAGCTGACTGAAGTAGGTAACCGCAAAGCCTTCAATATTGCCATGGCGGAAATGATGGACTCCGCTCAAGCGAGCGGTAACCCTGAAAGTTTAGTATTAATCATGACCGACATCGATCATTTCAAACGTTTCAATGACAACTTCGGGCACTTGGTAGGTGACAGCGTGTTGCGTTATTTCGCCAACACCATGAAGAAAAGCAAACTGGAAAATGAAACCATCTGCCGCTACGGCGGGGAAGAGTTCGCCGTTATTCTGTCGGATTCAGACCTTGAGTCTGCTATGGAACGCGCAGAGTCGATTCGTCACAACATAGAAACCGCAAAATTGAAACGTAAAGATTCCACCAAAGAGCTAGGGTTAATCACTGCCTCTTTCGGGATCGCGACTTACAAAGGTTTGGAAGAGACAGTAGACGAATTCATCAAACGTGCAGATGACGCACTCTACCTTGCCAAAGAACAAGGTCGTAATCAGGTTAAAACTGAACTGGATTTAGAAGCGCAGCAAGCGGCTGAATAG
- a CDS encoding accessory factor UbiK family protein, which translates to MLDSKQIASLVETVSKVLPQGFGELPEQAQKNFKASLSRAFEKMDLVSREEFDIQTAVLAKTRQKLEALEAKVDALENNE; encoded by the coding sequence ATGCTGGATTCGAAACAAATTGCATCTTTGGTGGAAACCGTCTCAAAAGTGTTGCCACAGGGATTTGGTGAATTGCCGGAACAGGCTCAGAAAAATTTCAAGGCAAGTTTGAGCCGTGCTTTTGAAAAAATGGATTTGGTTTCAAGAGAAGAATTTGATATCCAAACTGCCGTGTTAGCCAAGACCCGACAAAAGCTCGAAGCTTTGGAAGCAAAGGTCGACGCACTCGAAAATAACGAGTAA
- a CDS encoding sensor domain-containing diguanylate cyclase, giving the protein MPQTTKTQNKFVLTLIVLSILIAAMSWLPEKIFDIENPFTSFTQYSNLILLVAFALSYRAYQVTSQKLIQQNEANQLELKKMRKAHKKEKDRLTIILDSSRIAYWEWNIKKNTAFFSDLWQEMIGFHNHDFPQDLHAWQARIHPSDQTSVQKKMLKLLSNRSTVYEDVHRLMNSEGEYIWVYDRGQTIFSPQGEIERLICVRLDVTQQKQTEEELTLDRTLLDSTSESIAITDAKLNFIRTNPAFHKSLGFSEDELKQLNLRILLDNLQDAPAIDIIGKLEESDEWRGELLLHHTNGRLARASLVDVHRVHHQTTDNIHYTMVYTDITQLKATQMELDHLAHTDMVTGLPNRNFFYNALENLLDEVKHKDEKFTVMFLDLDNFKTINDTLGHGVGDSLLRSVSELISDQIAQDTILARVGGDEFVILCRAHTSKEQLEQVGQHLNKLLEKPFNLGEHQVNIGSSIGMAIYPDHGATQTELLQNADLAMYEAKKSGKGQHRIFDPDDIRQTLQ; this is encoded by the coding sequence ATGCCGCAAACGACCAAGACACAAAATAAGTTCGTCCTGACACTGATCGTCCTATCAATTTTGATTGCTGCGATGTCTTGGCTGCCCGAAAAGATTTTCGACATCGAAAACCCTTTTACCTCTTTTACCCAATATTCCAACCTGATCTTACTAGTGGCTTTTGCCCTGAGCTATCGAGCTTACCAAGTTACGTCGCAAAAACTTATTCAACAAAATGAAGCGAATCAACTTGAGCTGAAAAAAATGCGCAAGGCGCATAAGAAAGAAAAAGATCGCCTAACTATCATTCTCGACAGTAGCCGAATCGCTTACTGGGAGTGGAATATCAAGAAAAACACTGCCTTTTTTTCCGACTTATGGCAAGAAATGATTGGTTTTCACAACCACGACTTCCCTCAAGACTTACATGCATGGCAAGCACGCATCCACCCATCGGACCAAACTTCCGTACAGAAAAAGATGCTTAAACTGCTCAGCAACCGATCAACCGTTTATGAAGATGTTCATCGATTAATGAATAGTGAAGGCGAGTATATCTGGGTGTACGACAGAGGTCAGACCATTTTCTCGCCACAAGGCGAAATCGAGCGATTGATCTGCGTACGCCTAGACGTCACCCAACAAAAGCAGACCGAAGAAGAGCTGACACTAGATAGAACATTGCTAGATTCGACCAGTGAGTCCATCGCCATTACCGATGCAAAATTAAATTTTATCCGTACCAATCCTGCTTTCCACAAGTCACTTGGATTTTCCGAAGATGAACTGAAACAACTGAATTTGAGAATCCTTTTGGACAATCTTCAGGATGCTCCAGCCATTGATATCATCGGTAAACTGGAAGAAAGCGATGAATGGCGTGGAGAACTCCTACTGCACCACACTAATGGTCGCCTGGCAAGAGCCAGCTTAGTGGATGTCCACAGGGTGCACCATCAGACAACCGATAACATTCACTACACCATGGTCTATACCGACATCACCCAATTGAAGGCAACTCAAATGGAGCTTGACCACCTTGCACATACCGACATGGTGACTGGGCTGCCCAATCGAAATTTCTTCTACAACGCTTTAGAAAACCTGCTAGATGAGGTGAAACACAAAGACGAAAAATTCACCGTGATGTTCTTAGATTTGGACAATTTTAAAACCATCAACGACACTTTGGGTCACGGCGTGGGAGACTCATTACTTCGTTCAGTGAGTGAACTGATTTCTGACCAAATCGCTCAAGATACGATTCTGGCGCGTGTAGGAGGGGATGAGTTTGTCATACTCTGTAGAGCGCACACCAGCAAGGAACAACTGGAGCAAGTTGGACAACATCTGAACAAGCTTTTAGAAAAACCTTTTAATCTTGGCGAACACCAAGTCAATATCGGCTCTAGTATCGGTATGGCAATTTACCCTGACCACGGCGCAACACAAACGGAATTGTTGCAAAACGCCGATCTTGCCATGTATGAAGCGAAGAAATCCGGTAAAGGCCAGCACCGCATTTTCGACCCGGATGACATCCGTCAAACGCTACAGTAG